CCTGGGGGTGAAGCTGTGGACGGCCACATCCTGGCCTTTAGTAATTACTACATGCTTCTCTTCCTCAGATTACAGGCCAGTCTGCCAGTAGAATCCCTGGCTTTATTCCTGGAGCCAAACTAGCCCCTTGTTAAAGCCACAGACctgcttctttctgttttcatacaCTGTATTTGGGTAAAGACACCAAGCACCACATTGTTGTTGCTCTCAATAACATGGTTTTGTTGGGTATGAGGACACACTAGATAAGTACTTTTGCATCCATGACCTTGTAGAAATTTAAGAAAttctttctctcatttgatGTCTGGTTGACGGAACTCCAGCTAAATAGCTGGAAGACCAAGATTATTTTCTGAGGGTCTCAGTGTAACGTGTGATTAACTTGAAAAATTGCTCTACGCTTTGACAGGACCACCGCTGATCTATTCCATCTCAcgttctctcctttctctcccctgtTCCTTTCTGTTCTCCGCAGGTTTCCTGGGTGCAACAGCGCCCCACTCCCTCACCAACTCAGCTGCCCCAAACGCTGTCCTCAACAGCTTAAACTCCTCCATGAGCCCTCTGCAGACCCAGAGCCCCaccacccccacaccccccccctccctctggcCCAGTTCACTCACCAGCACCCAAGGTCCATATATAGTATTTctgatgtcttttttgttgtacTGTTGTGTGGTTGTCTTGGCACTCTCATTTTATCgaaatttcaaattaaaggaatttttttttttttttttttttgaagacattGTGATATTGAAGAGAGATTATATTGTACatcatggaaaaaaacatgcaactTGTGGGTGAACTTTCAAAGTCAATTGTTGGACTACCTTTTCCCGGAACTACTGATCTCTTTATCattatttcacttgttttttgaataaataGGTACGTGCATAAACAGACAGAAGCCTACAAACCTTGTAGATATTTGAAATTCTGAAAACTGCTGATGctaccttcttttttttttctttttttttcccaggctTCTCTTCTCCATTGATGCTGCACCCTGCCACCCAGGCCACCCTGAGTAGCATCCTGCTGTCAGGCGTGCAGGGTTACACACAGAGTACACCGTCCCCCCCACCTGGCCTTGCCCCCATAGACAAGCAGCCCAACGGGGTTCCTGACTGCACCAAGGGCCCCTGCACTCTCAATGGACATGTCAAGGTTGAcctatttatttactgtttgctGCATTACTATGAGCTCACCTGGAATTTTTTGTTTAGTGGATTTCAtttgtcatgtatttttctttcacttgatgtgtatgtatgtgtgtgcatacaccTACAGCATCCTGGCTCAGTCTATGGGAGGATAGCAACTGCATCACTTGCAGAAACAGTTTTGAGTCCAGCCCCATGTGACTCAGTCCAGGAGGCCAGCGGACACAATCCGTCAGAACCACTGTCAAGCAAGTCCAGCCCAGATGAAGGTATTCCTTCTATGTAAACTCATTAAGAAACTCAACTAGCCTGGCCTACAcactgctgaaaagaaaaatgtccttGTGACTGCTAGatgtgttttttgcagtttcCAGTGGCCACTTTTGCTGCAAAATCTTGCATAATTGTAAAAAGTAACCTTTATTGCATCatgtcattttcagaaaaataaaaggagggTTGTTCTATTGTTGTTAAAGAGCAAATTATAATCACACCTCACATGATGAAAATCATCAGCCTGAAATTTAAGACCGGAGGTTGCGCGCACCGAAAAACGTGTAAAAACATGCCTTTCTATGCAGCCATCTAATGTAGTATAGATACGGTACAACCCTGTCCACATCTGTTTTGAATATATTCACAAAGTATATTAAGCCCTACGGAATACAGAGGGCTAGTACCTGCATTAGCTATCTTATCTGCCAAACACCTcccatccaaaaaaaaatcaaccctATCCTCTTCGTATTTGTAAGTTATTAGGTGGGCAGAATACCCACATGCCTGTCATCTGTCATGTCTAACTTTTCTGGTGACAGCCAGtatgtttaaaattttactattactactattaaATAATTTCTATGATTGATCtaatcttttaatttaatttttcaaatcttttaatttgaaatctgTCGATTTATGTGTGATTTATCACCTTGGCTAGACAAAAGTTTTGAGCTGTTAACATTCTCAACTCTGCTGGACCTCAGCTGTGCAGACTTAACATAAATGTCCAATTTAAACTTTTCCAGTTGAGATTTATGTAACTCTTAAACCCACTTTGAGGAAAATGCCCTGAATGAACTTATTTCTATTTCTCTATACTGTCCTCCTAACTACCTCTGACTACTTTTATTGTGTTGGAATGGAGACAGATTAACTGCTGGTCTCCTAGCGGTTCAGAAAGGCCCTCATTTCCTCTCCGTCTTACACCCGCGGTTTTCCCCTCCAACCTTCAACTCTCACGCGTCTCGTTTTTCCCCCGCTGTCTTTTAATCTGGCCCTCCCTCAGCGCAGTGCGTCCCAGTCAggtttcctctcctttttacCTCCTCCTGTGTCCCAGAGTGTGTTTGGACTGACCCACCCAGCCCGAGTCAACTCTGCGTTGTGGAATGAGGGAATGCTGGGGAATTCATATATGAAACCCCACAGACCATCGTTAGATTGACTGACATCGTATTATTTTACATCATACAGCACACCGTGCACATTCAGATATTCTTGATTATACACAAgcatacactcacacaaatgcacatccTGTTACAGAGAGCAGGTTCCTGTCGGGCTGAAAGTAGAGTAGCAAATGAAAACCGCTATAATTACAGCTgctatgtttttaattaatccaGGATCCAGCTGAGACTTGTCACACTttaatgcatgcacacatactgtacttacatCCACCAAGCCGCACACTCTCCGTTAAACTGTGCGACCCCGTCACTGCTGAGAGGAGACTGTGTATGGCACAAATTGAAAAGTTAGATGAAACAAGAAGTATTTCAGCTAAGGTTGTCATAATATTGTGTACTGtctgtacagaaaacaaagaggacAGCTGTAAactctttctgtgttttcccattttttttaaacattggaCCAAATAActagaaagaaataaaaagggataATCCAAATATGCTTGCGTTTCTCTCCCCCCAGGCTCTGACACATTTGTGGAAGTGGGCATGCCCAGGAGCCCCTCTCACTCAGCAAATGGGAGTGAGCTGAAGCAAATGCTGGCTTCGTGTAAGACGTCATCAGGGAAACGACAGGCCGTGGAGCTCCTGCAGGGCACCAAGAATTCCCATCTACAGTAAGTTTGCATCTAGAGGTCATTTACAGCTCGTTTTGTTACTGTTTGGCATCCCCTCTGAGATCATTTACAGCCCATGCTGTTACAGTTTGGCAGTCATCTATTAATCCCATTAGACCTGGACAAAGTGTGGACAGCCACAGAAATACTGGGAGGAAATTGCATTCAGTGGAATCAAACCCAGGCAtacagatttaatttttaaaagccTGACAAAACGAGATAGTACTGAAAGTGACACAGATGCATATTTTGTCCCACATGAAAATGATGAGTTTAGGGATTGGCTGCCATATGGACTGGGTTTACACAGGCTCATGCCGGACCAGCATGTTTCTTACAATAACCAACTGTAACTTGTGTGCAGTCAAACCCAATGAGCCAGGAACATTAACAGCCTCAGTGATAATGTTAGAAGATGAGATGGAAGAAAGGTTATGCAATGCCTCGTGGCTCTCTACtatttctaccttttttttattttttggatagATTTCCGTGCTCACgatactgtatttctgtgcaATCCAAACAGTTCTGACTGTCTTCTCTCGGATGCCGAGTCCAGCTCGTCAGACAGTCCTGTGGCGGATAAGAGGGCACCCGGTAGCGAGCGGGCAGCTGAGAGGGCAGCACAGCAGAACGAGAGGGAGAGGATCAGACTGGCACCACAGACCTCCTTCGCCAACATGCAGGTACACACATTCAGGcatccaacaaacacacacacacataatacacagTTTTGGTGGTATCAAGGAATAAGGGAATAAAACTATCTGCTGTCTTTTCAGGCATTTGACTATGAACAGAAAAAGCTGTTGGCAACCAAAGGTAAGTCGACATTTGTGACCGGTCAAATACTATAGATGTAGCCCAAAATCTAGCCTATGTGAAGACAGACTGACACAGAATCCAAAGCTCACAACTGCCAGTAAACTCATCAACTTATGATATGtctacattatttttgaaagaggACTGAATTTCCTTTTTGCAAACTTTTATCCTTGTGGATATGACTAACAATATGTAGTCGTCAGTGGATCAGTAATTACACTCAATTCAACAACTACATTGTTcagataaacaaaacattatctAAAAATGTAGTAAAGATTCCAAACGTACAAATTATGTGAACTATGTTGTGTATAAAAATACCTGCACATGACATGTAAAATTTTCCAAATGCTGAAACAAGTAGACGCGTAACATTTACCACATGTAACACGGGAATCAGTGTGAAGAAATGGTTTCATCTAACTTTAAAGCCGTTCAAAAGGAACAtgagattaaaaatgaataaatcacaCACAGGTCATTTATGGTAgtttttagcttttttacaTGAAAGGTTACTTGACATTATCAGTCTAtaggtgtatgtgtgcatcACTCTATGTCTGTATTCACACAGCCATGTTAAAGAAGCCTGTGGTGACGGAGGTGCGGACCCCTACCAATACTTGGAGTGGTCTGGGCTTCTCAAAGTCCATGCCGGCTGAGACCATCAAGGAGCTGCGGAGGGCCAATCATGTTTCATACAAGCCCAGCATGAGCACCACATACGAGGTCAGATTTAAGGGCTCTGAGTGTTTGCCATCCTTGAGTTTACCTTCTTTACAATTTATTCTCATTATGTGCATGTTATAGATTATTTTTGACTTACCATAGACAATGGTACATAGATGTTTTTGAATCCTATTTTGAGATGTAGCGTGGTCATTCAGAACGCCTCGTTAATGTTTGGATcgcatttctttttgttctctctcGCAGGGTTCCCCGCTGTCCTTGTCTCGATCCAGCAGCCGGGAAGGTGTCGGGAACGGCAGTGACTCGGACAACTGGCGGGAGAGAAACGGCACCGGTAACGGCCTGCCGAGTCACGCCGAGTTCCCCTCCGCTGTCAGCAGCCCCAAGAGGAAGCAGAACAAGTCTGGTCAGTGTAGCATCTTTTTGTAGTATCTTTGCTTCAAGGAAAAACGAGCACTGGTCATTTCCAAGCATTGCACGGGCAAATTATGCACAGATGACAGCAATTTACCAGAACATCACTTGTTGTTAGAGGTGTTCCACGGAAAAGTCTACCAGAATCTGATACACATTTTTGGTGTTGATGGAATAATTTCTTAGAAGTACTCAATAGATTAAGGTGGAAAGGgtcatattttccatttcattttgtgtttgtttagcttaaaaaaaaaacacaccacactgTTAATTATAAAACACTGAAGAGAACAGATGAAGTATACACACCAGAGAAAACACCATCTACCATCAAAAGCGaacttgttttcaaaatgtcagtgtgagCACTCTTATCTCCTCGATCAGATCTTGGTGTGTGCAtgccgtgtgtgtgttgtgcggCTTCATGAACTCAGTGTACTCACTCCTTTACTCTTTGTAAGATGGCACTAAAGCTGACTTCCGTTGAAGCTCCCTGTTATGCCAATCTAACACTAGCCTGTAAAACAGGATCTGTATTTGTCTCAGTCTAAATTGATAGAAAGTTAAATTTTGTCATTGGTCATATTTGTTTACCGATTTAAAACATTGTGATCAGTTTATGCTAAATATAGTTTGTTTCTTTGCATGACTTCACATCTGTGATAGCTCACAGATGGGACAGCTTTTTCGCTTACTTCTAAATTAttatcatgtgtttttcatttttgccttaATCCTTCTATGGACAGCTGCGGAGCATtacctcagcagcagcaactaCATGGACTGCATCCCTTCGGTAACTGGCAGCAACGGCTGCAGCCTGAGCTCGTCTCTGAAAGGCTCAGACCTACCGGAGCTGTTCAGCAAGCTGGGCTTGGGGAAGTACACAGACGTCTTCCAGCAGCAGGAGGTAGCGTAGAATGTCAACCCACTTCTTCTAGTGTTGTGATTTTAACGGCGGGGAACCATCTGACCTGAGGAAGGGCGcgggcttttttaaaaattgccaAGCATCTCCGATTTTTTTATCCATGTTAGTAGCGTGGCTCaagggatggcagtgttggtcagttggtcaaacaaaatagCACAATAACTATTGCATCCATTGACATGacattttgcacagacatttgtggtccccagaggacCATAAATGTCTGCACTTGCACTAAGGATGCCATTTGTTGTAGCCATGACATTTATGGTTGAAGGTCTCCTTTTACTGGAGTAGAAGGTGCTGAATTGTGGCAATAGCAGTGTTAAATGGACTTGTCGCTGCCTACAGATTGACCTCCAGACATTCCTGACTCTAACGGACCAGGACCTGAAGGAACTGGGCATCACCACCTTTGGAGCCCGCAGGAAAATGCTGCTCGCCATCTCAGGTACAAATGAAGAAGAGCAGAGATTCTCcttagtttatttttctcatctccCCCCGTCTTTCGTCTTTCCCTGCTATCAGCTGTTAACATAAGGATAGACATGGTACAGGGATTCCCACATACGACCACCTCTGGCTCACATTAGTCATTTTCTGATGCCAGCCGGAGAAGGTGCAGAAGACAAAATGTCTACTCCAACTTACATCCTCGCTGCCATCTTCTGGATCTGGAAGCTACATGTGGCCCCTCTTACTTGCACACTCTAGTAGAGAGGTTCAAGACAGTACTTTTCCAACAAATGTATGATTCTAAAGATAGAAGAAACCATGTTGCAGTAATTTGCACCAGTATGCGTAAATGGCATTAAGGCACATTCTTCTCAGATGAGTATGTTGGTATTTCTCCAGTTGCTCCAGCTGCCTCCCTGATGCTGGTGTAGACTCTTTCCTGTCATCGCACTGGGTCTAAAAGGAACGTTGTTGGTGTCACACTTAATTACTGATGTCATATGTTGGACATTGTAATAGCAGGAGTTGTTAGGCTGCGGCGGTTCATCATGCTCGCGAGCTTCCTGGATATTCTGTAAATATTCAGTTCACAAACCTCACACTAGAGCCAGGGTCGACAGTGGGAGCAACAAGCGGAAATGGAGAGCCCAGTGCTCTGATTATTAAGGAAGCAGAGTGATCCTAGGCTAGAACTGGTTTTGCTGCCTGTCGCCTCAGCCAAGTAGAGGTCAACTTTAATCTCCGCTGATGGACTCGACGGCTCCAAAAGAGGAACACGCACGTCtcagtctgtctttgtctttctgtgttttttgcctCTCATTATAAGGAGATAGTCGTTGCCAGTCAAGGCAGTCCAGGTTTTAACTTCCTGCCGGTATGCCAGTAAAAAGAGCTTCTGGGGCGAGCTGCCTGTCTCCGGGAATCTAACTGAAGGTTTATGCTGGCAGCGACATAACACGGCTATCATATGAACGACCCAGAGATGCCAGGGTGTGCTTCTGATATTTTCGTGAAAGCATCTTTTCCAAGTTAATGTATAAAACCAGATGGACACAAAGAGGGCTTTTGTTGATCTGAGCAATACTGGAGTGAGTTGAATCCAATTTTCTTGTCACTGTTGGTCAATGGAGgctaaaaagaaatgttaacatACAGGTTTCcctggttgtatttttttatttaatttgatttaatatgc
This region of Xiphias gladius isolate SHS-SW01 ecotype Sanya breed wild chromosome 11, ASM1685928v1, whole genome shotgun sequence genomic DNA includes:
- the LOC120796480 gene encoding protein bicaudal C homolog 1-like isoform X2 — translated: MDETQTQIAWPSKLKIGAKSKKDPHIKVCGKRENVREAKDRIMSVLDTKSNRVTLKMDVSHTEHSHVIGKGGNNIKRVMEETGCHIHFPDSNRNNQTEKSNQVSIAGQPGGVEAARVKIRELLPLVLSFELPAIMQSDPSSPTVQHISQTYNLTVSFKPPTRLYRATGVVRGSQNNANAVKRGTALLLEHLAGSLASTISVTTHLDIAPQHHLFMKGRNGSNIKHITQRTGAQIHFPDPNSPQKKSTVYIQGTIESVCLARQYLMGCLPLVLMFDIKEDIEVEPQCITALMEQLDVFISIKPKPKQPSKSVIVKSVERNAVNMYEARKFLLGLESNGVSSSSPSVVLNPTTNGPSPSLICPVGLDILASAGLGLSNLGFLGATAPHSLTNSAAPNAVLNSLNSSMSPLQTQSPTTPTPPPSLWPSSLTSTQGFSSPLMLHPATQATLSSILLSGVQGYTQSTPSPPPGLAPIDKQPNGVPDCTKGPCTLNGHVKHPGSVYGRIATASLAETVLSPAPCDSVQEASGHNPSEPLSSKSSPDEGSDTFVEVGMPRSPSHSANGSELKQMLASCKTSSGKRQAVELLQGTKNSHLHSDCLLSDAESSSSDSPVADKRAPGSERAAERAAQQNERERIRLAPQTSFANMQAFDYEQKKLLATKAMLKKPVVTEVRTPTNTWSGLGFSKSMPAETIKELRRANHVSYKPSMSTTYEGSPLSLSRSSSREGVGNGSDSDNWRERNGTGNGLPSHAEFPSAVSSPKRKQNKSAAEHYLSSSNYMDCIPSVTGSNGCSLSSSLKGSDLPELFSKLGLGKYTDVFQQQEIDLQTFLTLTDQDLKELGITTFGARRKMLLAISELNKNRRKLFEPPIRSSFLEGGASGRLSRQFHADMASVSGRW